The sequence TCAAATGATGCCAACGGCGGAAGAGGCTTATCAAATGACCCTGTTCCTAAAGGAAATGTTGTTCAATATAAAAGCCCAAGTCATACAGGATGGATTTACAAATGAGCAGCAAGAAATTGACTTTTTCAAGAACATTAAACCACAAATCTTAGGGAAGCTCATTTACTATAACAAAGTCTTCCGCATCGAAACTACCTGCCCTGTAAGCAATGGTAAAATACATCAAAGCTATTATGAGAACCAATTAAAAGCCCTCAAATCAGAATATAAAGAAAGGATTTGCAATGAGGATTTTTACAGATATTACCGTGCAGTCAGGACAGACCGTGACCATACTTATTTCAGGCTCGGACAAATCAATTACCACGATGGATTAAAGAGTGGTGTATTTGAAATTGACCTTAGTTTTTCAACATATTATGATAACAAGATAGCCTATATTATAGCGAACGAATTACTTTATATTTATATGCTTACTAAAATCAGCCCCAAAGAAAATCCAGATTTAATTTTATTAAATG is a genomic window of Chryseobacterium nakagawai containing:
- a CDS encoding RteC domain-containing protein; this translates as MKIVLNKILAQIHHQEEKFSSQMMPTAEEAYQMTLFLKEMLFNIKAQVIQDGFTNEQQEIDFFKNIKPQILGKLIYYNKVFRIETTCPVSNGKIHQSYYENQLKALKSEYKERICNEDFYRYYRAVRTDRDHTYFRLGQINYHDGLKSGVFEIDLSFSTYYDNKIAYIIANELLYIYMLTKISPKENPDLILLNGEANKDISWTNSQNALIELIYALYASNSIAYGKIGIRKLALIFQVLFRTPLNDIHHSFHRMKTRAGSRTAFLDQLKISLEEYMDKDL